One window of the Flavobacteriaceae bacterium YJPT1-3 genome contains the following:
- a CDS encoding MBL fold metallo-hydrolase produces MKITFLGTGTSQGIPIIGSDHPVCKSDDPRDKRLRVSVLIETEAGTFVIDCGPDFRQQMLTHNVDRMDALLFTHEHADHTAGLDDIRPFYFRQGDIPIFAHTRVLQQLERRFDYIFETKNKYPGAPSVSTYKVINDHPILFQKEQNGPTQEIIPINASHGSLQVFGYRFDEFAYLTDIKTIADKEIEKLQGLEVLVLNALREESHYSHLNVEEALNLVSKIQPKKTYFTHISHHLGFHAEVDSQLPSGVHLAYDGLQLTL; encoded by the coding sequence TTGAAAATTACATTTTTAGGCACAGGCACTTCACAAGGAATTCCCATCATTGGTAGTGATCATCCGGTTTGTAAGAGTGATGATCCACGCGATAAAAGGCTGAGAGTTTCGGTGCTCATCGAAACTGAGGCCGGTACATTTGTAATCGATTGCGGGCCCGATTTCAGGCAACAAATGCTTACTCATAACGTGGATCGCATGGACGCCCTCTTGTTTACCCATGAGCATGCTGATCATACCGCTGGTTTAGATGACATACGTCCTTTTTATTTTCGGCAAGGGGATATTCCCATTTTTGCTCATACTCGTGTTTTGCAGCAATTGGAACGACGATTTGATTATATTTTTGAAACTAAAAACAAATATCCCGGCGCACCGTCAGTGAGCACTTATAAAGTGATCAATGACCATCCCATTCTTTTCCAGAAGGAGCAGAATGGCCCCACACAGGAAATCATCCCTATCAATGCGTCCCACGGAAGTTTGCAGGTTTTTGGTTATCGATTTGATGAGTTCGCCTACCTGACCGATATCAAAACCATAGCGGATAAAGAAATAGAAAAGTTACAAGGTTTGGAGGTCCTGGTTCTGAATGCCTTGCGAGAAGAATCTCATTACTCGCACCTTAACGTAGAAGAAGCCTTGAATCTGGTATCCAAAATTCAACCCAAAAAAACTTACTTTACGCATATCAGTCATCATTTGGGCTTTCATGCCGAAGTAGATTCCCAATTGCCTTCCGGCGTACATTTGGCCTATGACGGACTTCAATTAACCTTATAA
- a CDS encoding hydrolase, which produces MKRQIFLYLFLFAALWIIFQYANQKKIFGAQEAKIASLQEEVEQLTDSLNNLQNELSDANYFTLKNNENAYDYFDRQGFEVDGLSSVIADEIYALNTTKGNVLIPFEGMNRPMQVNKVQILNHRWLIADFSDGNRWGELLVRYEIKDNSALHFEVVDSLVYPKS; this is translated from the coding sequence ATGAAAAGACAAATATTTCTGTATCTCTTTCTATTTGCTGCACTCTGGATCATTTTTCAATATGCCAATCAAAAAAAGATCTTTGGTGCTCAGGAAGCAAAAATAGCCTCTTTGCAAGAAGAGGTAGAGCAGCTAACCGATAGCCTGAATAATCTCCAAAATGAGTTGTCTGACGCCAACTATTTCACTTTAAAGAACAATGAGAACGCTTATGATTATTTTGATCGTCAGGGTTTTGAGGTCGATGGATTATCGAGTGTGATCGCTGATGAAATTTATGCCCTCAATACTACTAAGGGCAACGTATTGATCCCATTCGAAGGGATGAATCGGCCTATGCAGGTCAATAAAGTGCAAATTCTGAACCACCGCTGGTTGATCGCTGATTTTTCTGACGGGAATCGCTGGGGTGAGTTATTGGTTCGCTATGAAATTAAGGACAATAGCGCGCTTCACTTCGAAGTGGTCGATAGTCTGGTCTATCCCAAGTCTTAA
- a CDS encoding alpha/beta fold hydrolase, which yields MPDFSLNYIKREAANTQKDQPPLLLLLHGYGSDEHDLFSFAEELPDHYFIVSARAPKPMQPFGNAWYDIYMDAAGVKSSDNEGAIQARDLIARFIDELVAHYDLDPFQTTLLGFSQGTILSYAVALTYPEKVKNVIALSGYINEEIIDLKSNPSYQHLNIYCSHGSADQVIPVAAARQAPEFLKALGITTELKEYPVGHGVAPQNFYDFAQWLESQNAN from the coding sequence ATGCCTGATTTTTCCCTCAATTACATCAAACGCGAAGCGGCTAATACACAAAAAGATCAACCCCCATTATTGCTCCTATTACACGGCTACGGGAGTGATGAACATGATCTGTTCTCTTTTGCAGAAGAACTACCGGATCACTATTTTATCGTTTCTGCACGGGCACCCAAGCCCATGCAGCCCTTCGGTAATGCCTGGTATGATATCTACATGGATGCAGCAGGTGTAAAATCATCTGATAATGAAGGTGCTATTCAGGCACGGGATCTAATCGCACGCTTTATTGACGAGCTTGTAGCCCATTACGATTTAGACCCTTTTCAAACTACGCTTCTTGGTTTCAGCCAGGGAACGATATTAAGTTATGCAGTAGCCCTCACCTATCCAGAAAAGGTCAAAAATGTCATCGCACTAAGCGGTTACATCAATGAAGAAATTATTGATCTGAAGAGCAATCCGTCCTATCAACACCTGAACATCTATTGTTCACATGGAAGCGCAGACCAGGTCATTCCGGTAGCAGCAGCACGTCAGGCCCCAGAGTTCCTCAAAGCCTTAGGCATCACCACCGAACTTAAAGAATATCCAGTTGGACACGGAGTAGCACCTCAAAACTTTTACGATTTTGCTCAATGGTTAGAAAGCCAAAATGCGAATTAA
- a CDS encoding dihydroorotase: MKLFLKKVRILDPESSFHGQTVNLEIKNGIITGIGTDLEPSSGKIQTIEQENLTVSQGWFDSSVSLGEPGYEERETISNGLQVAAYNGFTDIAVNPNSNPITDTQADINFLKNKAEKHAVSLHPIGALTRNASGSELAELYDMAQAGAIAFGDYQKSISNPNLLKLALLYTQGFNGLVLSFPQDNQMAGKGQVHEHEESTRLGLKGIPVIAESLQIARDLHILRYTGGRLHIPTISTAKSVQLLRQGKADGLDVSCSVSIAHLLFTDAELRTFDTHFKLLPPLRTKEDQQALIEGLKDGTIDMVTSDHNPLDLELKQKEFDHAAFGTTAQEAVLGVLNRLVSEKRMIQLLTSARKRFTGITHPIAQGTQACLTLFEMRSKYNISQEDLFAKSKNSAFLGTEVKGRVIGIVVNNHYVSRS; the protein is encoded by the coding sequence ATGAAGCTATTCCTTAAGAAAGTCCGAATCTTAGACCCTGAAAGTAGTTTTCACGGACAAACGGTAAACCTGGAAATCAAAAATGGGATCATTACCGGAATCGGTACCGATTTGGAACCATCCAGTGGGAAGATCCAGACGATCGAGCAGGAGAATCTAACGGTCAGTCAGGGGTGGTTTGATAGCAGTGTTTCCCTGGGTGAACCGGGATATGAAGAACGGGAAACCATCAGCAATGGATTGCAGGTGGCCGCTTATAATGGCTTTACAGATATTGCGGTAAATCCCAATTCCAATCCGATCACTGATACCCAGGCCGACATAAATTTCTTGAAAAATAAAGCAGAAAAGCACGCGGTAAGCCTGCATCCTATTGGAGCGCTTACGCGAAATGCATCCGGCTCGGAGCTCGCTGAACTCTATGACATGGCCCAGGCTGGAGCTATAGCTTTTGGGGATTACCAAAAATCCATCAGCAATCCCAATCTCCTTAAGCTCGCGCTGCTGTACACCCAGGGGTTCAACGGGCTCGTACTTTCCTTCCCCCAGGATAATCAAATGGCTGGAAAAGGACAGGTTCATGAACATGAGGAATCTACCCGATTGGGTCTAAAAGGTATTCCGGTCATTGCCGAGAGTTTGCAAATCGCAAGAGATCTGCACATTCTCAGGTATACGGGCGGACGCTTACATATCCCAACCATATCGACCGCAAAATCAGTGCAATTACTTCGACAGGGCAAGGCTGACGGGCTGGACGTAAGTTGCAGTGTCTCCATTGCTCATTTACTATTTACAGATGCAGAACTGCGTACTTTTGACACCCATTTCAAATTACTCCCGCCCTTGCGCACCAAAGAGGATCAGCAAGCATTGATTGAAGGTCTTAAAGACGGTACCATCGATATGGTGACCAGCGACCATAATCCGCTTGACCTTGAACTCAAGCAGAAAGAATTTGACCACGCAGCCTTCGGCACCACTGCACAAGAAGCGGTTTTAGGTGTGCTGAACCGCCTGGTTAGCGAAAAACGTATGATTCAACTCCTGACTTCTGCGAGAAAAAGATTTACCGGAATCACGCATCCGATTGCCCAAGGTACCCAGGCTTGTCTGACGCTATTCGAGATGCGGTCCAAATACAACATTAGCCAGGAGGACCTTTTCGCGAAAAGCAAAAATTCCGCTTTTTTAGGAACGGAAGTAAAAGGCCGCGTTATCGGCATCGTAGTCAATAATCATTACGTATCACGCTCATGA
- a CDS encoding BatA domain-containing protein — protein sequence MQFQNPQILYALFLLLIPIFIHLFQLRRFKKQEFTNVAFLKRVVIQTRKSSRLKKWLILATRLLAFAMLILAFAQPFYGPDAGTTSDQPLLIYLDNSYSMQANGAAGPLKERAVQDLIEHLDEEQEFTLITNEERFSNLTIAQDANTLLELPYSPNQLNSAQINLQINQWMQNVEGGNPLILLISDFQQRDLSALDLPEQARHWLVPLQAQNPENVAIDSLYLQPDKEGTQRLVVALSRSGSRARALPVSLFNVQDLIAKATAEFNDGILQTELNFQVQDNQNIDGMITLDDGQMRFDNIRYFQIKTPSRLKVLVIGEASDAYLQRIFIKEEFEYRSSPLEQLDYSLIEQQHTVVLNELQRIPTPLAEALSDHLDEGGSIAIIPAETIERDSYEALLNRHSPIKLGAHQYRSKKITTIVFEHPLYRSVFDRRVRNFQYPSTALNYEISGGNPALRYEDNQAFLTASGKLFFFASPLNDSLTNFQSTPLIVPTFYNIARLSFNTPPLYFELGKDQSFDVEVSLSNDEILELTLDDSRFIPQQELKAQLVTVSTREYPKKPGSYSIVAQDTVITKVSYNIPRSESQLNPINLSDFTQYETATQLDDLLLELKASTQVQSLWKWFVIFALLALCAEVLLLKFIP from the coding sequence ATGCAGTTTCAAAATCCGCAGATTTTATATGCTCTTTTCCTTCTGCTGATTCCTATTTTTATACACCTATTCCAGCTCCGTAGATTTAAAAAGCAGGAATTTACCAACGTTGCCTTTCTCAAACGGGTAGTTATTCAGACGCGTAAGAGTTCGCGACTGAAAAAGTGGCTCATTCTGGCGACGCGTTTACTGGCCTTCGCGATGCTCATCCTGGCTTTTGCACAGCCGTTCTACGGACCTGATGCCGGCACGACTTCAGATCAACCATTACTGATCTATTTAGACAACAGCTACAGCATGCAAGCCAATGGAGCAGCCGGTCCTTTGAAAGAACGAGCCGTGCAGGATCTTATCGAGCATCTGGATGAAGAACAGGAGTTCACCCTGATCACCAATGAAGAACGATTTTCTAATCTCACGATCGCTCAGGACGCCAACACCTTGCTTGAATTACCCTATTCACCAAACCAACTGAATTCAGCTCAGATTAACCTTCAAATTAATCAGTGGATGCAAAACGTTGAGGGGGGAAATCCGCTGATCCTGCTCATTTCTGATTTTCAGCAGCGTGACCTATCTGCCCTTGATTTGCCGGAACAGGCTCGCCATTGGCTGGTCCCTCTTCAAGCACAGAACCCTGAAAATGTGGCCATCGATAGCCTCTACCTCCAACCCGATAAGGAGGGAACTCAGCGACTGGTCGTGGCACTTTCCCGATCAGGATCTAGAGCTCGTGCATTGCCTGTTTCTCTATTTAACGTTCAGGACTTGATCGCCAAAGCTACGGCCGAATTCAACGATGGAATACTGCAGACCGAATTGAACTTCCAGGTGCAAGACAACCAAAATATTGACGGAATGATCACACTGGATGATGGGCAAATGCGCTTCGATAATATCCGATACTTTCAGATCAAGACGCCATCCCGCCTAAAAGTGTTGGTGATTGGAGAGGCTTCAGACGCGTATCTTCAGCGAATTTTTATAAAAGAAGAATTTGAGTATCGCTCTTCACCGCTGGAGCAGTTGGACTATAGTTTGATTGAGCAACAGCATACGGTCGTACTTAACGAATTGCAACGCATTCCAACGCCTCTGGCTGAGGCCCTAAGTGATCATCTTGATGAGGGAGGATCGATTGCCATAATTCCTGCCGAAACCATTGAAAGAGACAGTTACGAGGCCTTGTTAAATCGACATTCACCAATTAAATTGGGAGCACACCAATATCGATCCAAAAAAATAACCACCATTGTATTTGAACATCCGCTCTATCGTTCAGTCTTTGACCGAAGGGTGCGTAATTTTCAATATCCATCTACAGCGCTAAATTATGAGATAAGCGGGGGAAATCCAGCCTTACGCTACGAGGACAATCAAGCCTTCTTGACCGCTTCCGGTAAGTTGTTCTTCTTCGCAAGCCCGCTGAATGACAGCTTGACTAATTTTCAATCAACCCCCTTAATTGTCCCCACCTTCTATAATATCGCCAGATTAAGCTTCAATACACCCCCGCTCTACTTCGAACTGGGAAAAGATCAGTCCTTCGATGTAGAAGTCAGCTTAAGCAATGACGAAATTCTCGAACTGACCTTGGACGATAGTCGATTTATTCCGCAACAGGAACTAAAAGCGCAACTGGTAACCGTCTCAACCAGAGAATACCCTAAAAAACCGGGAAGTTATTCAATCGTTGCTCAAGATACAGTGATCACTAAAGTAAGCTACAATATTCCCAGAAGTGAAAGCCAACTCAATCCTATAAACCTTAGTGACTTCACACAGTATGAAACGGCTACCCAGTTGGACGATTTGCTATTGGAGTTAAAAGCATCCACACAGGTGCAGTCCCTCTGGAAATGGTTTGTTATTTTTGCGCTGCTAGCGCTATGTGCTGAGGTACTTTTATTAAAATTTATTCCATGA
- a CDS encoding GAF domain-containing sensor histidine kinase, whose protein sequence is MTELTIDREEVLRQEAVETYDILDTLPEKSYDDITKIATMICDTPVALISILDKDRQFFKSRQGIDIEETSRDVSFCTHAVQSEDDIYTVKDAREHPLFENNPLVKGDMEIVFYAGVPLVTKDDYALGTLCVFDHKPRTLTEEQKNALKALADQVMTNLELRRQNRMHEELEEALKEKNLQLKDFAGVVSHDMKMPLANIITTTDILKSRYKDLMDDKGKDYLNYLKNASFTLSDYIQDILTYYQSDEIVTKEHEEFYLNHLLEEIEDLLNYDYSCEINYLEEDQLLRCNRAALHQILINLIGNSIKYNDKKEAVVNIHFTQNDIYYLITVEDNGMGIPKDKQKDIFDLFAVVADQDKNGRKGNGIGLSTVQKIVTKLGGQITVESEEGQGAKFTFTIRKNHKSG, encoded by the coding sequence ATGACAGAATTAACCATAGATCGGGAAGAGGTGCTTCGACAGGAGGCTGTCGAGACCTATGACATATTGGATACCTTACCCGAAAAAAGCTATGATGATATCACGAAGATCGCCACTATGATCTGTGATACCCCTGTGGCTTTGATTTCCATTTTAGACAAAGACCGACAATTCTTTAAGTCACGTCAGGGTATCGATATCGAAGAAACCTCCAGGGATGTTAGTTTTTGTACACATGCCGTGCAATCAGAAGATGATATCTATACCGTAAAGGACGCTCGTGAACACCCGCTTTTCGAAAATAATCCTTTGGTGAAAGGCGATATGGAGATCGTATTCTATGCCGGGGTTCCCCTCGTCACTAAAGATGATTACGCCCTGGGAACCTTGTGCGTATTTGATCATAAGCCCCGCACCCTAACTGAAGAACAAAAGAACGCACTCAAAGCCCTGGCTGATCAAGTGATGACCAATCTTGAACTTCGTCGTCAAAATAGAATGCACGAAGAACTGGAGGAAGCACTCAAAGAAAAGAATCTTCAATTGAAAGACTTTGCCGGAGTGGTTTCGCACGATATGAAGATGCCGCTAGCCAATATCATCACGACCACGGATATCCTCAAGTCACGGTATAAAGACCTGATGGATGATAAAGGCAAGGATTATCTGAATTATCTGAAAAACGCCTCTTTTACGCTAAGTGATTACATTCAGGATATTTTGACCTACTATCAGAGTGATGAAATTGTCACTAAGGAACACGAAGAATTCTATTTGAATCATTTGCTTGAGGAAATTGAAGACTTACTCAATTATGACTATTCCTGCGAAATCAATTATCTGGAAGAAGATCAGTTATTGCGTTGTAATCGCGCAGCTTTGCATCAGATTCTCATCAATCTGATTGGAAACAGCATCAAGTACAATGACAAAAAAGAAGCGGTAGTCAATATTCATTTTACTCAAAATGATATCTATTATCTAATCACCGTGGAAGACAACGGTATGGGTATCCCCAAAGACAAACAGAAGGATATCTTTGATCTTTTTGCTGTGGTGGCTGATCAGGATAAGAACGGTAGAAAAGGGAATGGTATTGGTCTATCCACTGTACAGAAGATCGTTACTAAACTAGGTGGGCAAATTACCGTAGAGTCTGAAGAGGGTCAGGGCGCTAAATTCACCTTTACCATACGCAAGAATCACAAGTCAGGTTGA
- a CDS encoding TIGR02757 family protein → MNKQELKYFLDEKAAFYDHPDFIASDPIQIPRQFDQKEDIEIAGFLTATISWGNRKSIINNAKRMMELMANSPHDFILNHKERHLAKLETFVHRTFNGTDLITFVAALQQIYRKHGGLEAAMTTYANDNFMDRNLHAFKLKFFEVPHLRRTQKHVSDPLKNSAAKRLHMYLRWMVRPNTTGVDFGLWKTLKPQQLSCPLDVHSGNVARKLGLLSRKQNDAKALRLLDESLRKMAPEDPVKYDFALFGIGAFEKASI, encoded by the coding sequence ATGAACAAGCAAGAGCTCAAATACTTTCTAGACGAAAAAGCGGCTTTTTATGATCATCCTGATTTTATAGCTTCAGACCCGATTCAGATTCCGCGTCAATTTGACCAAAAGGAAGATATAGAAATCGCTGGATTTTTAACGGCAACCATCTCTTGGGGTAATCGAAAAAGCATCATCAATAATGCAAAACGCATGATGGAATTAATGGCTAATTCTCCCCACGATTTTATCCTAAATCATAAAGAGCGGCATCTGGCAAAACTGGAGACTTTCGTGCACCGTACGTTTAATGGCACTGATTTGATCACTTTTGTTGCTGCGCTCCAACAAATTTATCGAAAGCACGGCGGACTGGAAGCAGCCATGACAACCTATGCGAACGACAATTTCATGGATCGTAATCTGCATGCGTTCAAACTGAAATTTTTTGAAGTTCCGCATTTGAGGCGCACGCAGAAGCATGTGAGCGATCCGCTTAAAAACTCAGCGGCTAAACGTTTGCACATGTATTTGCGCTGGATGGTCAGGCCCAACACTACCGGGGTTGATTTTGGGCTATGGAAAACCCTTAAACCACAACAACTCTCCTGCCCGCTAGATGTGCATTCCGGGAATGTAGCTCGCAAGCTGGGTTTGCTTTCGCGAAAGCAAAACGACGCCAAAGCGCTTAGACTTCTCGACGAATCCTTACGCAAAATGGCACCTGAAGATCCGGTCAAGTATGATTTTGCGTTATTTGGCATTGGAGCCTTTGAAAAGGCGAGTATTTAA
- a CDS encoding ABC transporter ATP-binding protein, whose product MISGKNIHKSYGNLHVLQGVDLDISASEIVSIVGASGAGKTTLLQILGTLDRPDHVADTQLVIDNQEVLRLREKELSAFRNKHLGFIFQFHQLLPEFTALENVCIPAFIAKTPKAQAEQKARVLLNFLGLSHRIDHKPSALSGGEQQRVAVARALINDPKLVFADEPSGNLDSESAENLHQLFFKLRDEFGQTFVIVTHNEELADMADRKLTMVDGKMV is encoded by the coding sequence ATGATCTCAGGCAAAAACATTCACAAAAGCTACGGGAATTTACACGTATTGCAGGGCGTAGACCTGGACATCAGTGCGAGCGAAATAGTGAGCATCGTAGGTGCCAGTGGAGCCGGTAAAACCACGCTACTTCAAATACTGGGCACGCTTGATCGGCCGGATCATGTGGCAGATACCCAATTGGTTATCGATAATCAGGAGGTGTTGCGCTTACGCGAAAAAGAACTCAGTGCCTTTAGGAATAAGCACCTGGGTTTTATCTTTCAATTCCACCAACTACTACCTGAATTTACAGCGCTGGAAAACGTCTGCATCCCTGCCTTTATTGCCAAAACACCTAAGGCACAAGCGGAGCAAAAAGCACGGGTGCTACTTAATTTTCTTGGCTTGTCGCATCGTATCGATCACAAGCCCAGCGCGCTCTCCGGAGGCGAGCAGCAACGCGTAGCCGTGGCGCGTGCGTTAATCAATGATCCTAAGCTGGTCTTCGCTGATGAACCTTCCGGAAATTTGGATAGCGAATCGGCTGAAAACTTGCACCAACTATTTTTCAAACTTCGTGATGAGTTTGGCCAAACCTTCGTGATAGTGACTCACAACGAAGAGCTGGCCGATATGGCTGACCGTAAACTGACCATGGTTGATGGTAAGATGGTCTAA
- a CDS encoding DUF5916 domain-containing protein → MKKTYFLFLSFLLLIATDSYSQKGVTKEMVATRIDNPPEIDGVLKDSVWKVLPEYGDFNMFEPGNEGNIPEDFKSTVQVAYDDKAIYIAASLKHPNPDEILKQFSQRDNVFVQADHFAAAINTYNDGINETWFYITSAGTIADSRAVRSRDDFEYNVVWEGRVSYDDTGWYVEYKIPYNALRFPEVEEQKWGINFYRRLVQRNEVHTWNFIDRSQGIPSQYSGILTGIKNITPPTRLLLFPFTQGVYTSFDGESLTDFSFGMDLKYGISDAFTLDATLIPDFGQVAFDNVQLNLGPFEQIFSEQRQFFTEGVELFEKGDIFFSRRIGDGPSGRVSDEDLNENETIIDVPERVQLLNAIKVSGRTEGNLGIGVLNAITEKTEATIRDTVTGADRNVVVEPITNYNVISLDQQFNQNSSVSLVNTNVIRSGSEFRDANVTAGVFDIALKENSYRAAGRAVFSNVNSPTGLSTGFRSEFDFLKIKGNWRWRVGHDFANRTLDINDLGVNFTNNFNSFVLGGSYEIFEPTKTFNRYRFSLRARHRRLYKPDVFTGNSIDLDHFFVTVDRFAFGGGFDYNSKRKDFFEPRIEGRFVTFPASYGARLFVSSDYRKKFAYDLSLGGRQFIEDDGQSNLSFEVSPRYRFSDKFLVVLRTEYGQQRRNFGWVDNTETEVYLGLRDISTLENSISASYNFDSYKALNLRFRNFWSTADYSGDVFYLLDTNGARVPTDAYDFDVFRDPNQNFNIWNLDLSYSWRFAPGSQATLLYRNQIFNLDQQSSLNYQESLENLLDQPGQHTFSLRIVYFIDYNNAKDWFRKSS, encoded by the coding sequence ATGAAAAAAACGTACTTCCTTTTCCTCTCTTTCTTACTTCTAATCGCTACTGATTCATATTCCCAAAAAGGAGTAACCAAGGAAATGGTAGCTACACGCATTGACAATCCACCGGAAATTGACGGTGTCCTCAAAGATAGCGTCTGGAAGGTTCTACCTGAGTATGGTGATTTCAATATGTTCGAGCCCGGAAATGAAGGCAACATTCCTGAAGATTTTAAATCGACCGTTCAGGTGGCCTATGATGATAAAGCCATCTATATAGCCGCTTCGCTGAAACATCCAAATCCGGATGAAATACTTAAACAATTCAGTCAGCGAGACAATGTTTTTGTCCAGGCTGATCACTTCGCGGCAGCGATTAATACCTATAACGACGGGATCAATGAAACCTGGTTTTATATTACCAGTGCTGGAACCATAGCAGATTCAAGAGCGGTAAGGTCTCGTGATGATTTTGAATACAATGTGGTTTGGGAGGGTCGCGTTTCTTACGACGATACGGGCTGGTATGTGGAATACAAAATTCCTTACAACGCCTTGCGTTTTCCAGAAGTGGAGGAGCAAAAATGGGGTATCAATTTCTACAGACGCCTGGTTCAACGTAATGAGGTCCATACCTGGAATTTCATCGATCGCTCCCAGGGAATCCCGTCTCAGTACAGCGGCATTCTTACCGGTATCAAAAATATCACCCCTCCTACTCGTCTTCTACTCTTTCCGTTTACGCAAGGAGTTTATACCAGTTTTGACGGAGAAAGTCTGACCGATTTTAGTTTTGGGATGGACCTGAAATACGGAATCAGTGATGCCTTTACTTTAGACGCTACCTTGATCCCCGATTTCGGGCAGGTAGCCTTTGATAATGTTCAGCTCAACTTAGGTCCCTTTGAACAAATTTTTAGTGAACAGCGCCAATTCTTTACGGAAGGCGTCGAATTGTTTGAGAAAGGAGATATCTTCTTTTCTCGACGTATTGGGGACGGTCCAAGTGGTCGGGTTTCGGATGAGGACCTTAATGAAAATGAAACGATTATCGACGTTCCCGAACGGGTGCAATTATTGAACGCGATTAAAGTTTCGGGAAGAACAGAAGGAAATTTAGGGATTGGGGTATTAAACGCCATTACGGAAAAGACAGAGGCTACGATCCGAGATACCGTCACTGGAGCCGATCGCAATGTGGTGGTGGAACCCATCACCAATTACAATGTCATCTCACTGGATCAACAATTCAATCAAAATTCAAGTGTTTCTTTGGTCAATACCAATGTGATCCGCAGTGGAAGTGAATTCAGGGATGCCAACGTTACCGCCGGTGTATTCGATATAGCCCTGAAAGAGAATTCCTATAGAGCCGCTGGTCGTGCAGTATTTAGCAATGTCAACTCGCCTACCGGGCTTAGTACGGGATTTCGTTCAGAGTTTGATTTTTTGAAAATAAAAGGGAACTGGCGCTGGCGAGTAGGCCATGATTTTGCGAATCGTACCTTAGACATCAATGATCTTGGGGTAAACTTTACCAACAATTTCAACAGCTTTGTACTGGGGGGCTCTTATGAAATTTTCGAGCCCACCAAAACATTCAACCGCTATAGATTCTCACTCAGGGCAAGACACCGTCGTCTGTATAAACCCGATGTGTTTACGGGAAATTCGATCGATCTCGATCACTTTTTCGTCACCGTGGATCGTTTTGCTTTTGGAGGTGGTTTTGACTACAACAGCAAGCGAAAAGACTTTTTTGAACCCCGTATTGAAGGGCGATTTGTCACTTTTCCGGCAAGCTACGGAGCACGATTATTCGTGTCTTCAGACTACCGAAAAAAATTCGCCTATGATCTCAGTCTAGGTGGCCGGCAATTCATTGAAGATGACGGCCAATCGAATTTAAGTTTTGAAGTAAGTCCGCGCTACCGCTTTTCTGATAAATTTTTAGTGGTTTTAAGAACCGAATACGGCCAACAACGGCGAAATTTCGGATGGGTGGATAATACAGAAACGGAGGTCTACCTGGGACTTCGCGATATATCAACTTTGGAGAATTCCATCAGCGCCTCTTATAATTTTGACTCCTACAAGGCGCTCAACCTTCGATTCCGAAATTTCTGGAGTACGGCTGATTATTCAGGCGATGTCTTTTATCTGCTGGACACGAATGGTGCTAGAGTGCCTACAGATGCCTATGATTTTGATGTTTTCCGAGATCCCAACCAAAATTTCAATATTTGGAACCTCGATTTGAGTTACAGTTGGCGTTTCGCACCCGGGAGTCAGGCCACACTCCTGTATCGTAACCAAATTTTCAACTTAGATCAGCAGAGTAGCTTAAATTATCAGGAAAGTCTTGAGAACCTATTAGATCAACCCGGCCAACACACCTTCTCGCTTCGCATAGTTTACTTTATCGATTACAATAACGCTAAAGATTGGTTTCGTAAATCCAGCTAA
- the msrA gene encoding peptide-methionine (S)-S-oxide reductase MsrA, with the protein MNEKLPKATFANGCFWCTEAVFQRLQGVSDVISGYTGGNIKNPAYREVCQGRTGHAEAIQFTYDPELISFRELLEVFFATHDPTTLNRQGADVGTQYRSAIFYHDQRQKEIAEDYMDYLEKEGVFDDPIVTELSPLDTFYTAEQEHLDYYNRNKSQLYCQYVINPKVAKIRATFSSKLKPEYTQ; encoded by the coding sequence ATGAATGAAAAATTACCCAAAGCCACTTTTGCGAATGGCTGTTTTTGGTGCACGGAAGCTGTTTTCCAGCGTTTGCAAGGCGTTTCTGATGTGATCAGCGGCTACACGGGTGGGAATATAAAAAATCCTGCTTATAGAGAGGTTTGTCAGGGCCGTACGGGTCATGCCGAGGCCATTCAGTTTACATATGATCCCGAGCTCATTTCGTTCCGGGAATTGCTTGAAGTATTCTTTGCTACTCATGATCCCACCACTTTAAATAGACAAGGTGCCGATGTAGGCACCCAATACCGTAGTGCTATTTTTTATCATGATCAACGCCAAAAGGAAATTGCTGAGGACTATATGGACTATTTGGAAAAAGAAGGGGTATTTGATGATCCTATCGTCACCGAATTAAGTCCGTTGGATACTTTCTATACCGCCGAGCAGGAGCATTTGGATTATTACAATCGCAATAAAAGTCAGTTGTACTGTCAATATGTGATCAATCCAAAGGTAGCCAAGATCAGAGCAACATTTTCATCGAAATTAAAACCTGAATACACGCAGTAA